In the genome of Globicephala melas chromosome 7, mGloMel1.2, whole genome shotgun sequence, one region contains:
- the LOC138842748 gene encoding probable inactive protein kinase DDB_G0270444 encodes MEIEMEMKMEVEMEIEVEVEMEMEVELEMEVEVEKEMGVEIHVKMEMDVEMEMEIELEMEMEVEVEIELEMEVEMVMDMEMMVEMEKEVEMVMEVEMEMKAEVDMEVQVEEEMEVEKEVEVEMEMEVEMKVEKEMGVEMHVEMEMEVEMEVEKEVEMEMEVEMEMEMEMEVEMEMEVEMEKEVAVEVEEEEETEMEVEMEKEVEVEKEVEVEVEMEMEVEMEMEVEMEVEVAVEVEEEEETEMEVEMEVEVEEEMEMEVEMEKEVEMEMEVEMEMEMELEVEVGKEVELELEMEVGIVMEKEVEVEVEMEMEKEVEVVMDVEVEKMLEVVMDLEFEKGVEVEMEKEVEVEVVVEMEMEVEVVM; translated from the exons ATGGAGATAGAGATGGAGATGaagatggaggtggagatggagatagaggtggaggtggagatggagatggaggtggagctggagatggaggtggaggtggagaaggagatgggggtggagaTACACGTGAAGATGGAGATGGacgtggagatggagatggagatagagttggagatggagatggaggtggaggtggagatagagttggagatggaggtggagatggtGATGGACATGGAGATGAtggtggagatggagaaggaggtgGAGATGGTGATGGAAGTGGAGATGGAGATGAAGGCTGAGGTGGACATGGAGGTGCAGgtggaggaggagatggaggtggagaaggaggtggaggtggagatggagatggaggtggagatgaAGGTGGAGaaggagatgggggtggagatgcacgtggagatggagatggaagtGGAAATGGAGGTGGAGaaggaggtggagatggagatggag gtggagatggagatggagatggagatggaggtggagatggagatggaagtggagatggagaaggaggtggcggtggaggtggaggaggaggaggagacggAGATGGAGGtagagatggagaaggaggtggaggtggagaaagaggtggaggtggaggtggagatggagatggag gtggagatggagatggaggtggagatggaggtggaggtggcggtggaggtggaggaggaggaggagacggAGATGGAGGtagagatggaggtggaggtggaggaggagatggagatggaggtagagatggagaaggaggtggag atggagatggaggtggagatggagatggagatggagttGGAAGTGGAGGTGGGGAAAGAGGTGGAGTTGGAGttggagatggaggtggggatagtgatggagaaggaggttgaggtggaggtggagatggagatggagaaggag gtggaggtggtgatggacGTGGAGGTGGAGAAAATGTTGGAGGTGGTGATGGATTTGGAGTTTGAgaagggggtggaggtggagatggagaaggaggtggaggtggaggtggtggtggagatggagatggaggtggaggtggtgatgtag